The DNA segment AAGGAATTAGCCGGCTTACAGTAGATTTCCTCTGGTCGACCAATTTGCTCGGTCACTCCATTGTTCATCACCGCTATGCGATCACCCATGAACATCGCTTCCTCCGAATCGTGGGTAACCAATAAAGCTGCAGCCCCGGATTCCTTCAATAAATGCAGAGTATCATCTCGAATTTGATCACGCAGTCTGGCATCAAGCCCCGAGAACGGTTCGTCCAACATTATAAGATTAGGTTTCGGGAGCAACACTCGAGCTAAAGCAACCCTCTGTTGTTGTCCTCCAGATAACGCATGAGGATAACGGTTCGCCAGATCAGCAATCCCAAGAGTTCTAAGCAGTTGCGAAATCTCGTCTGCCATTTCTTCGCCTTTATATTTCCTCACTCCAAATGCCACATTTTCTATGACTGTGAGATGGGGAAACAGAGCATAATCTTGAAATACTAACCCAATGTCACGCTGTTCGGGCGGAAGACTAAAACCTGCACCTTTGGCAACCGGTTTCCCCGAAATTCGGATTTCGCCGTGCTGGAGCAACTCTAGGCCCGCCCCTAATCGCAACGTGGTTGTTTTGCCGCAGCCTGACGGCCCTAATAAACATACTAGTTCGCCCTTAGCAAGCTCGAGTGAGAAGCCTTGCACAGCGCAAGTGTCGCCATAATAGTGGTAGACGTCAGTAAACTCCAGTGCGGGGTCAGCGATCATAGCTACTCCCATTCTTTACCTATGAAACTTTCCATTTCAAAGCAGGTTGCTCTTAACTCCAAAGATATTAACTTTCTTGAAAAGCATATAGATTAATTCTGAGCAATATCGCCTTCATCCTTCTCATAACTTTCAGTATCAGCATTATCACTTCCATCAGATATTTGACCTAACGACATCAACCCCCGACGAGAGTCTAAAAGTCCAGCAGCTTTTAATTCCTCAATCCCGGGCAAATCCTCAATTTGCTCAATTCCAAATTGATCCAAGAATTGCTCTGTTGTTCCCCAAGTTACGGGACGGCCGGGAACCCGGCGACGCCCACGTGGCCTAATCCACTCTGCCTCCAGCAAAATATCGAGCGTCCCCCTCGATGTGGCCACTCCCCTTACCTCTTCGATTTCTGCCCGAGTGATGGGTTGATGGTAAGCAATAATAGATAAGGTTTCAATTGCCGCACGTGACAAACGGCGCTTTACTTCGGTTTCAATCCTAAGGTGATCTGACAGGTCAGGAGCGGTCCTAAAAGCCCATGCTTTTTTCCCTACCGATACAAGATGAAACCCGCGATTAGAATAAGAGGATTTCAAATCTTGAAGAAGTTCATCTACATTACTTCCTTCGGGAAGTCGTGCTTTCAGAACTTTCTCTGATACTGGATCAGCAGAAGAAAATAGTATGGCCTCTAAAATTCTTAATAATTGAAATCGGTCCATTGTCATCAAGCTGCTACTTCCTTTTTGCCCGATTTGAGATATAACGGACCAAATGCTTTGGATTGGCGAAGGGAGACCTCTCCAGCTTTCACCATTTCCAATGTAGCAGCAAACGTGGCTGCCATTGCGGAGCGCCTCAAAATTCCCGCCCCTAATGCGGGAGGTAAAAAATTTTCTAAAGTTGTCCAATCTGGAGCCTTACCTATCACTTGACGCAACCAATGCAGTGCTTTTTCAGTTGTATAAAGTTTAGTGGGATCAATGCGAAGAGCCGAGATATTTTCACGTTCCCGCGTCGAGCCATATGCCCGCAACAAATCGAATAAACTGACTTCAAAAACTGAGGTTCTGACAATCTTCATCTGCTCGGGGTTACCCCGCTTGAAAAAATCACGGCCTAGTTGCGGACGTTCAAATAATTTTTTGCCGGCATTACGCATTCCTTCCAAGCGTTGAAGCTGGAATGCGAGCCGGGCAGCCATTTCAGCAGCGCTCAATTCTTCTTCTTCACCTTTTTCCGCTGGCAACAACAGACGTGACTTTAAAAAGGCCAGCCAAGCTGCCATAACTAAATAGTCAGCAGCGATCTCAATACGCAAGTCACGAGCTTGTTCAAGAAATTCAAGGTACTGATTAGCTAACTGAAGAATAGATATTTTAGTCAAATCTACCTTTTGTTCGCGCGATAACGAAAGTAATAAATCTATGGGACCTTCATAACCGTCCAAATTTAGGACTAACTCTTGCCGAGACGTTCTAGCAGGCATATCCGATCTATCTGTAATATCTTCTTGAAATTCTGAAACCACTGCATTTTCCTTCTCAACTACTAGGAATATAACCTGAACGGCTTCTGCTGCTGAAACTCTCGCTATATAACGTCTTTAGGCGTCGTTACCAGTATCGCTTATAAATGACAAACACCTTTTGCATAATTACCGGTAACACGTTGCAGAGGGGAAGGACAAGCATATGTCCGCATATGCCAAAGTACTGTTTTAAAATAATTTTCCATATTCGTAATGTTAATTCCTCAAAACGATTATGGCTGAAAAAGGTAAAAAACTATTATTTAGATTCGCTTTGTGCAAACCCATTCCGTATCGTTTGAGGGCAGGTAACATATTCTGTTAGTCCGAGTTGTCAAAATACAATTATCTACTCCAGCATAGTCGAAAGAGTCTCTCGCATCGATTGCAAGTTTTGTGCATCAAAAAAAGTAGGCCTACATGAACTACGAGCGTCATAGAGCCGTTTCAGCGCTGGTATTGCCATCGGCTCAACGCCTTTTGCCGCTTCCACCATTTCTTCAAGATTTCCACTGCAGTGAAGGACAACGTCGCAGCCTGCATTTAAAGCTCCGTAAGCACGCTCTGAAAAATCTCCTGAAAGTGCTCTCATTCCAATATCATCACTAAACAGTAGACCATCAAAACCTATATCGCCCCTGATAACTTTATTGATCAGAGTTTTAGATAAAGTCCCAGGCACTTTCCTATCGAAGGCCGAATAAACTATATGGGCTGTCATTGCTGCAGGCATATGGCGTAAACGGCGAAAGGGCTCGAAATCCATTTTCTGCAACTCACTGCGACTCGTGTTAACCTCCGGTAATTCTATGTGGCTATCTGCCATCGCTCGGCCATGTCCCGGAATATGCTTCACAATGGGTAAAATACCCTTCGAAAGATAACCCTCACAGACCTCATGCGCTAAAGCAGAAACGATTTTTGGATCGTTTGCGAAAGCGCGGTCACCTATTACTTCATGCGTATTCGGCCATGCAAGGTCAGCCACGGGAGAGCAATTCGTATTTATACCGAGATCAACTAGCTCAAGGGCTTGTATTTGGGAATTTAATCGTACAGCCTTAAGAGCAAGAGAAGGATCGGTTTCAAAAATTGCGCCAAATTCACGTGCTGCCAACGTTTTTCGCCAAAGGGGGGGACCAAGCCGAGCCACCCTGCCCCCTTCCTGGTCAACTAAAATTAAAGGGTCAGGAAATTCTATCGAGTTACGGAAGTCAGCTATTAACGCACGGATCTGCTCCGGAGTATCGATATTTCGCGAAAACAGTATTAAACCAAGAGGATTATTTGCAGCAAAAAAAGAGCTCTCTGCGGCGGTTATTTCTGTGCCAGCACAACCGTAAATGATAGCAGAAGGGATATTTTTAGCGTGCTCGAACGACAATGCACCCTTGACCCCGCCTTTTAAGCTTTTTACAGATCCCCGTAGCCGTTGTACGAGAAGCAATAGGCCCCGCCCTTAATCGGTAATACACTTTACCGCGAACAACGGCACGTGAAATTTTAAGTTTTAGCTTGCCAACCACATTAGAATATCTTTTTTTTATTTTTGCCCACTCACGCTCCGCATTCTTTGATGTTGCAAGTGCCCCTGTTTGTATTAAATACGCGCCACCTTTTGGCGCACTTACTTTCTGCCGACGTTTTGTCTGCGCTTTACGAACCTTTTTCGGGTCAATAGGTGTCAGTTTGGTCGGTGCCTTTTTATCTTTTGGGATAACTGGCGGACGGATCAGTTTAGTTTGCTTGTTTTTTTCATCAGATGTATCTGTTAACTTTTGTCTCGTCATTTTGCCGGTAAGACTTGGCAATTTAGGTGGCGTGGGAGCTGCATTCATAGGGCTAAGCGGCTTCTCTGGGGGCGGCAATATTCTCTCGACCTCGCGGTCACTCCGAGAACCTTGTACGGGATTGAATATGGTTTTTTCTTGGTGGGCCACCGTAACCCCCCCGGGCTTAGGAGGAGGGATTTTAATTGGTCCATTCATTTTTAACAACGGTGCTGCATCTTCGCTGCCGGCACGAACGCCAGCATCGTAAGCGTACCAAACGAGTCCTCCAAAGGCCACGAACACAAAAGTTAATATGACAATAGGAATGAGCCCAAATCGCCTAGGCTCAGGTGCAGCATCGAGGGCTTCTGCATCTATTTCCGCTAATGCACGTTCTAACGGATCATTCTCGCCAACCATTACCGCATTTCCTCTAGTGGCTTAATTCCTAGCAATTCAAGGCCGCTAGCAATAACCATTTGCAATGCGCAAACAAGTGCGACTCTTGCCTTGGTCAACTCAGGGTCATCCTCAATCATGAACCGCAACGACGGGCTCTCCTTACCCTGCGTCCATAAGCTATGAAAAGCAGATGCTAAGTCATTTAAATAGAATGCAATGCGGTGAGGCTCTTTTGCAGTCGCAGAAGCCTCTATTAGGCGCGGCCAACCAGCCATTAATTTGATAAGGTCTATTTCAGATTTTTCCTTTAAAAGTTCAAATTTTGAGGTCTTTAAAGATCGGTAGCTTATATCAAGGCGGGGCATTTGACTGGCGATCATGCGGCTCAGCGAGTTGCATCGTGCATGGGCATATTGCACATACCAAACTGGATTATCTCTTGATTGTGCGGTTACCGCTGATAGATCGAAATCGAGCGGTGCGTCGTTTTTGCGGGTGAGCATAATAAAACGAACAATATCTTTTCCGACCTCGTCGACGAGTGCGCGAAGCGTAACAAAATTCCCTGAGCGCTTC comes from the Pseudomonadota bacterium genome and includes:
- a CDS encoding ABC transporter ATP-binding protein, which gives rise to MIADPALEFTDVYHYYGDTCAVQGFSLELAKGELVCLLGPSGCGKTTTLRLGAGLELLQHGEIRISGKPVAKGAGFSLPPEQRDIGLVFQDYALFPHLTVIENVAFGVRKYKGEEMADEISQLLRTLGIADLANRYPHALSGGQQQRVALARVLLPKPNLIMLDEPFSGLDARLRDQIRDDTLHLLKESGAAALLVTHDSEEAMFMGDRIAVMNNGVTEQIGRPEEIYCKPANSFVTEFFSEVNRVNGFVENGKVNTTIGMIDSGNIAGGTEVEILIRPEALRLTRLTNPSVEFGVQALEARMLGYSSLIHLCANGMNGEKVHLHSRMPGRFLPEQNERLRIDIDPNQTFIFPKA
- the scpB gene encoding SMC-Scp complex subunit ScpB; this translates as MTMDRFQLLRILEAILFSSADPVSEKVLKARLPEGSNVDELLQDLKSSYSNRGFHLVSVGKKAWAFRTAPDLSDHLRIETEVKRRLSRAAIETLSIIAYHQPITRAEIEEVRGVATSRGTLDILLEAEWIRPRGRRRVPGRPVTWGTTEQFLDQFGIEQIEDLPGIEELKAAGLLDSRRGLMSLGQISDGSDNADTESYEKDEGDIAQN
- a CDS encoding ScpA family protein — translated: MVSEFQEDITDRSDMPARTSRQELVLNLDGYEGPIDLLLSLSREQKVDLTKISILQLANQYLEFLEQARDLRIEIAADYLVMAAWLAFLKSRLLLPAEKGEEEELSAAEMAARLAFQLQRLEGMRNAGKKLFERPQLGRDFFKRGNPEQMKIVRTSVFEVSLFDLLRAYGSTRERENISALRIDPTKLYTTEKALHWLRQVIGKAPDWTTLENFLPPALGAGILRRSAMAATFAATLEMVKAGEVSLRQSKAFGPLYLKSGKKEVAA
- the nagZ gene encoding beta-N-acetylhexosaminidase, whose product is MLLVQRLRGSVKSLKGGVKGALSFEHAKNIPSAIIYGCAGTEITAAESSFFAANNPLGLILFSRNIDTPEQIRALIADFRNSIEFPDPLILVDQEGGRVARLGPPLWRKTLAAREFGAIFETDPSLALKAVRLNSQIQALELVDLGINTNCSPVADLAWPNTHEVIGDRAFANDPKIVSALAHEVCEGYLSKGILPIVKHIPGHGRAMADSHIELPEVNTSRSELQKMDFEPFRRLRHMPAAMTAHIVYSAFDRKVPGTLSKTLINKVIRGDIGFDGLLFSDDIGMRALSGDFSERAYGALNAGCDVVLHCSGNLEEMVEAAKGVEPMAIPALKRLYDARSSCRPTFFDAQNLQSMRETLSTMLE
- a CDS encoding SPOR domain-containing protein; amino-acid sequence: MVGENDPLERALAEIDAEALDAAPEPRRFGLIPIVILTFVFVAFGGLVWYAYDAGVRAGSEDAAPLLKMNGPIKIPPPKPGGVTVAHQEKTIFNPVQGSRSDREVERILPPPEKPLSPMNAAPTPPKLPSLTGKMTRQKLTDTSDEKNKQTKLIRPPVIPKDKKAPTKLTPIDPKKVRKAQTKRRQKVSAPKGGAYLIQTGALATSKNAEREWAKIKKRYSNVVGKLKLKISRAVVRGKVYYRLRAGPIASRTTATGICKKLKRRGQGCIVVRAR